A region from the Flexibacter flexilis DSM 6793 genome encodes:
- a CDS encoding 4-hydroxy-tetrahydrodipicolinate reductase produces the protein MRIGLIGFGKTGKAVASVILQNQEYSLEWVLRQSALLEHRSVSEFLGIASDEPGLIYSSANISIEELLDKHPVDAIIDFSSKTGIYLYGKAASERGVRIISAISHYEEEEKALLKELSEKTVVFWSPNITLGVNYLLFAAKFLKKIAPWVDIEIIEEHFKGKDGVSGTAMKLAQALEVGESEINSIRVGGIVGKHEVVFGFPYQTVRLVHESISREAFGSGVLFVADNLRNQPKGLYKFEDILMQHFQN, from the coding sequence ATGAGAATTGGACTAATCGGATTTGGGAAAACAGGAAAGGCTGTTGCATCAGTAATACTTCAGAACCAAGAGTATTCTTTAGAATGGGTATTAAGACAAAGTGCTTTATTAGAGCATAGAAGTGTTTCAGAATTTTTAGGTATTGCTTCAGACGAACCAGGGCTAATATATTCTTCTGCGAATATTTCCATAGAAGAGTTGTTAGACAAACATCCTGTTGATGCTATTATTGATTTTTCTTCTAAAACAGGCATTTATTTATACGGAAAAGCCGCCAGCGAAAGAGGCGTTCGGATTATTTCGGCTATTTCGCATTATGAGGAAGAAGAAAAAGCATTGTTAAAAGAATTGTCGGAAAAAACCGTTGTATTTTGGAGTCCAAACATCACACTGGGAGTCAATTATTTATTATTTGCCGCCAAGTTCTTAAAGAAAATTGCGCCTTGGGTCGATATTGAAATAATCGAAGAACACTTCAAGGGGAAAGATGGCGTTTCGGGTACGGCTATGAAGTTAGCGCAGGCATTAGAAGTAGGGGAGTCGGAGATAAATTCTATTCGGGTTGGCGGAATCGTCGGAAAACATGAAGTAGTGTTTGGTTTTCCGTATCAAACAGTACGTTTAGTGCACGAATCTATTTCAAGAGAGGCGTTTGGTAGTGGGGTCTTGTTTGTGGCCGATAATTTGAGAAATCAACCAAAAGGTTTGTACAAATTTGAAGATATTCTGATGCAACATTTTCAGAATTAA